From a single Gimesia fumaroli genomic region:
- a CDS encoding acyl-[ACP]--phospholipid O-acyltransferase: MTSTNSAETAPRKLGEPKGTLNSPSFLALLATQFLGAMNDNMFRWFIIPIGKPIIGDAEALSLGLACFTLPYLLLASVAGYLADRFSKRTVIISCKVSEIIIMTLGILAIQIGNIYLLFFIVALMGCQSALFGPAKFGSIPEMLRDNRLSKGNGVMGLITVVSSALGFIAGNYLYHVTQPNLEAPGSLTDIGIAALTLVGVAIVGTLVSLKIRKLPPAAPDRGFPFNPAKETWHQLQLLRSSTPLLRTALGVAFFWMLASLAQINVDTYGIHELGLSQKDIGPLLGILVFGVALGSMLAGIWSAGRIELGIVPLGAAGIVITSILLFFTGSSVIPGQESSSQTYYLLSLLWLFLLGVSSGLFDIPLETFLQHRSDVETRGSILAAANFLAFAFILFASFAFWVMQDTLKMSASQIFMVIGLLTVPVGIYIFKLLPNATIRFMVWLVSCTIYKLRVKGLRNLPKKGGALLVANHVSWLDGIFLILTSTRPVRMIAYSTYVQGPWISWLTKLYKTIPINVEDGPKALMRSIKDARSAIENGELVCIFAEGKLTRSGYLQPFQSGLMKIIKGTGAPVIPVYIDELWGSIFSFHGGKFFWKKPRRWPYPVSIRFGKPILHPENEKHVQKVVQNLGIEAANFRKTYQMIPPRLFLRKCKNRRFQQKVADSTGVEITGGKLLTGALLMRRLLNKHVLKQDEKMIGVLLPPSVGGSVINASLAISGRVPINLNYTLSDGDINYCIKEAGIKTVLTSQKFLEKKPIEMDANVVLLDDLKPKASAFDKLICAFMAYIVPAWILERLIGLRHVGSDELSTIIFTSGSTGRPKGVMLTHHNIVSNINSADDLLHLSPQDCILGILPFFHSFGYTISLWMPFIRNMGVCYHFNPTDARTVGKMVEKYKVTLFASTPTFLRHYLKRCTPEQFKTLEIVITGAEKLPQSLAKEFHDKFGIFPTEGYGTTELSPVAAVNIPPSRQLDPNEVSSKPGTVGRAIPCVMAKTVDPDTMQDLPDGQEGLLFIKGPNVMKGYLNNAEKTAEVIFDGWYNTGDFATIDEEGFITITGRQTRFSKIGGEMVPHVRIEELIANIVSDPDEDEPEVQVAVTAVPDPKKGERLIVLHKPLNISIETILKEIANQEIPNLWIPSSDSFLEVETIPLLGTGKLDLAKIKQLAADAYSTELSS; this comes from the coding sequence ATGACTTCAACGAACTCCGCCGAAACAGCGCCTCGGAAACTCGGTGAGCCCAAAGGAACTTTAAATTCACCTTCCTTTCTGGCACTGCTGGCAACCCAGTTTCTGGGCGCCATGAATGATAATATGTTTCGCTGGTTCATTATTCCCATCGGTAAACCGATCATCGGCGATGCCGAAGCGCTTTCATTAGGTTTAGCCTGCTTTACGTTGCCTTATCTCCTGTTGGCAAGTGTCGCTGGTTATCTGGCAGATCGCTTCAGTAAGCGCACCGTGATTATCTCCTGCAAGGTGTCTGAGATTATCATCATGACTTTAGGGATCCTCGCCATACAGATCGGGAATATCTATCTGCTCTTTTTTATCGTAGCCTTAATGGGTTGTCAGAGTGCACTCTTCGGCCCTGCCAAGTTCGGTAGTATTCCAGAGATGCTGCGTGATAACCGGCTCTCAAAGGGGAATGGCGTCATGGGCCTGATCACCGTGGTCTCTTCGGCTCTGGGCTTTATTGCCGGTAACTATTTATACCACGTCACACAACCGAATCTAGAAGCCCCCGGATCACTCACTGATATCGGGATTGCTGCACTCACGCTCGTCGGTGTAGCCATTGTGGGTACTCTCGTCAGCCTGAAAATTCGCAAGCTCCCCCCTGCTGCTCCCGACCGAGGCTTTCCATTCAATCCTGCCAAAGAGACCTGGCACCAGCTGCAACTACTCCGCAGCAGTACGCCTCTACTTAGAACTGCACTGGGGGTTGCCTTTTTCTGGATGCTGGCTTCGCTCGCACAAATTAACGTCGATACATACGGAATTCATGAACTGGGTCTCTCACAAAAAGATATCGGCCCCTTACTGGGAATTCTGGTTTTTGGTGTCGCCTTGGGAAGCATGCTCGCCGGTATCTGGTCTGCAGGACGCATTGAACTGGGAATCGTCCCCTTAGGAGCAGCCGGAATCGTCATCACATCCATACTCCTGTTTTTCACAGGCAGCAGCGTAATCCCGGGGCAGGAATCCAGCTCGCAGACCTATTACCTGCTATCACTACTCTGGCTGTTTCTGCTGGGTGTGAGTTCCGGATTATTCGATATCCCGCTGGAAACATTCCTCCAGCACCGTAGCGATGTAGAAACACGTGGCAGTATTCTCGCAGCAGCGAACTTTCTCGCATTCGCGTTCATCCTGTTTGCTTCATTTGCCTTTTGGGTGATGCAGGATACTTTGAAGATGTCTGCCAGCCAGATTTTCATGGTCATTGGACTACTTACAGTTCCGGTCGGCATTTATATCTTCAAACTGCTTCCGAACGCCACCATCCGATTTATGGTCTGGCTTGTGAGTTGTACCATCTATAAACTCAGAGTCAAAGGACTGAGGAATCTGCCCAAAAAAGGAGGCGCACTTCTCGTAGCGAATCATGTTTCCTGGCTGGATGGAATCTTTCTGATTCTCACTTCAACGCGGCCGGTCCGCATGATCGCCTATTCGACTTATGTGCAAGGCCCCTGGATTTCATGGCTGACAAAACTGTATAAGACAATCCCCATTAATGTAGAAGATGGGCCGAAAGCTTTAATGCGTTCCATTAAAGATGCCCGCTCTGCAATTGAAAATGGCGAATTAGTCTGTATCTTTGCTGAAGGCAAATTGACTCGTTCCGGTTATCTACAACCGTTTCAGTCGGGTTTAATGAAAATCATCAAAGGAACTGGCGCTCCCGTCATTCCCGTCTACATCGATGAATTATGGGGGAGCATTTTTAGTTTTCATGGCGGAAAGTTTTTCTGGAAAAAACCCCGGCGCTGGCCTTACCCGGTTTCCATTCGTTTTGGAAAACCCATCTTGCACCCGGAAAATGAAAAACATGTCCAGAAGGTTGTTCAAAACCTGGGGATCGAAGCGGCCAATTTTCGAAAGACGTATCAAATGATTCCACCAAGATTGTTTCTCAGAAAATGTAAAAACCGACGATTCCAGCAAAAAGTTGCCGACTCAACGGGCGTTGAAATTACAGGCGGCAAGCTGTTGACCGGCGCGCTGTTAATGAGACGGTTACTCAACAAACACGTTTTAAAACAAGACGAAAAAATGATCGGCGTACTCCTGCCACCTTCGGTGGGAGGGTCTGTCATCAATGCCAGCCTCGCGATCTCCGGGCGAGTTCCGATCAACCTGAACTACACTCTTTCTGACGGCGATATAAACTATTGCATCAAGGAAGCAGGCATCAAAACCGTTTTGACCAGCCAGAAATTCCTGGAAAAAAAACCGATTGAAATGGACGCCAATGTCGTACTTCTTGACGATTTAAAACCGAAAGCTTCAGCCTTCGATAAACTGATCTGCGCTTTTATGGCGTATATTGTCCCTGCGTGGATCCTCGAACGACTCATCGGCTTAAGGCATGTTGGCTCCGACGAGCTAAGCACCATCATCTTTACATCCGGTTCGACAGGCCGTCCTAAAGGCGTCATGCTCACACACCATAATATTGTTTCCAATATCAATTCCGCCGACGATTTACTACACCTCTCTCCCCAAGACTGCATTCTCGGAATCCTGCCGTTTTTCCATTCCTTCGGCTATACGATTTCCCTCTGGATGCCGTTCATCCGAAATATGGGAGTCTGCTATCACTTTAATCCTACCGACGCGCGCACGGTTGGAAAAATGGTCGAGAAGTACAAAGTCACGCTTTTCGCATCGACCCCAACCTTCTTAAGACATTACCTGAAACGCTGCACCCCTGAGCAATTCAAGACGCTGGAGATCGTCATCACCGGCGCAGAAAAACTTCCGCAGAGCCTGGCGAAAGAGTTCCATGATAAATTCGGCATCTTTCCTACCGAAGGTTATGGCACAACCGAACTCTCACCGGTTGCTGCGGTCAATATTCCCCCCAGTCGACAACTTGACCCGAACGAAGTCAGTTCAAAACCAGGTACCGTTGGCCGGGCAATTCCCTGCGTCATGGCGAAAACCGTTGATCCCGATACCATGCAGGACCTGCCTGACGGGCAGGAAGGGCTTCTTTTTATCAAAGGCCCGAACGTCATGAAAGGCTACTTAAATAACGCAGAGAAAACAGCAGAAGTCATTTTTGATGGCTGGTACAACACCGGAGACTTTGCCACAATCGATGAAGAGGGATTTATCACCATTACTGGCAGACAAACCCGCTTCTCAAAAATTGGCGGGGAAATGGTGCCTCATGTTCGAATCGAAGAGCTGATCGCCAATATTGTCAGTGACCCAGATGAAGACGAGCCTGAAGTTCAAGTTGCCGTGACCGCCGTTCCCGATCCTAAAAAAGGAGAACGATTAATCGTTCTCCATAAGCCACTGAATATCTCCATCGAAACAATTCTGAAAGAAATCGCCAACCAGGAGATTCCCAATCTCTGGATTCCCAGCAGCGACAGTTTTCTGGAAGTGGAAACGATCCCGCTTCTGGGAACAGGGAAACTGGACTTGGCGAAAATCAAACAACTCGCCGCTGATGCGTATTCTACAGAACTCAGTAGTTAA
- a CDS encoding vWA domain-containing protein has translation MSTCPPHSDSQSRWNQGVGMSTLFHLILIGSLAIVVDHQVDRDSTSATNVIQTRWSAPSKDIEPVVLEVTAVTQKKESASSAPVLSKLPPVLDLNSAPDTKSLSSFLDGPLPQTTQHEESLTTKYAADIVGALLTSSAIGTANSGSGNGSGNGEFFGLNPKSKRIVFVVDSSKSMNFPHESVGKTRLGRVKLELAKSIYSMDEHQEFFVIFFSDFAIPMPARNLQPATPEAKKKFLSWVAKVPGVGTTEPLEALLIALRLQPDTIYFLTDGQFNASIVKAFNKVATQTKGNRNVIVNGICLGNREGESLIRELAEQNSGSYTFIP, from the coding sequence ATGTCTACATGCCCCCCGCATTCTGATTCGCAATCGCGCTGGAATCAGGGAGTTGGTATGTCGACACTATTTCACCTGATCCTCATCGGCAGTTTAGCTATCGTTGTGGATCATCAGGTGGATCGTGATTCCACATCTGCCACGAATGTTATTCAAACGCGCTGGTCTGCACCCTCAAAAGACATTGAGCCCGTTGTGCTGGAAGTAACCGCAGTGACGCAGAAAAAGGAAAGCGCGTCCAGCGCACCCGTACTTTCGAAATTGCCGCCGGTACTCGACTTGAATTCTGCCCCTGATACCAAATCGCTTTCTTCGTTTCTGGACGGCCCTCTTCCCCAGACAACGCAGCATGAAGAATCGCTCACGACCAAATATGCGGCTGACATTGTGGGAGCCTTATTGACCTCATCCGCTATTGGAACTGCCAATTCCGGCTCGGGAAACGGATCGGGAAATGGTGAATTTTTTGGCCTGAATCCCAAAAGCAAACGCATTGTCTTCGTCGTTGACTCTTCCAAAAGTATGAATTTCCCCCATGAAAGCGTGGGAAAAACCAGACTCGGACGTGTCAAGCTGGAACTTGCCAAATCCATTTACTCTATGGATGAGCATCAGGAGTTCTTCGTCATCTTCTTCAGCGATTTCGCCATTCCGATGCCGGCCAGAAACCTCCAGCCAGCAACACCCGAAGCAAAGAAAAAGTTCCTCTCCTGGGTCGCTAAGGTCCCAGGTGTTGGAACGACGGAACCTCTGGAAGCCCTGCTGATCGCACTTCGTCTTCAGCCCGACACGATTTATTTTCTGACGGACGGACAATTCAACGCTTCCATCGTCAAAGCGTTCAACAAAGTAGCTACACAGACCAAAGGCAATCGAAACGTGATCGTCAACGGTATCTGCTTAGGAAATCGGGAAGGCGAATCACTCATTCGAGAGCTGGCGGAGCAGAATTCAGGCAGCTACACCTTTATTCCCTGA
- a CDS encoding thiol-disulfide oxidoreductase DCC family protein: MMKSTAVDQTVQESRNEVAPNSVTQIEAQEVNRESGAVVDQPVLFFDGVCGLCNSSVDFAIARDQKGRLLYSPLQGETAARLLSEQDIQNIDTVIFRTAEEGRIYRRSAAIVRVLWLLGFPWNICGWLLWLIPLPIRNFGYRMVAGSRYRLFGKHETCRMPTLEERTRFLP; this comes from the coding sequence ATGATGAAATCAACGGCCGTTGACCAGACAGTTCAGGAAAGCCGAAACGAAGTGGCTCCCAATTCTGTTACTCAAATAGAAGCACAGGAAGTAAATCGCGAATCGGGGGCGGTAGTGGACCAACCTGTTCTGTTTTTTGATGGTGTGTGTGGTTTATGTAATAGTAGTGTGGATTTTGCGATTGCGCGGGATCAAAAAGGGCGGCTTTTGTATTCACCCTTGCAGGGCGAGACAGCGGCCAGGTTATTGAGTGAACAGGACATTCAGAATATTGACACGGTGATATTTCGCACAGCTGAAGAGGGGCGGATTTATCGACGCTCGGCAGCGATTGTACGAGTTCTGTGGCTCCTGGGATTTCCCTGGAATATTTGTGGATGGCTGTTGTGGCTGATTCCATTGCCGATCAGGAATTTTGGTTACCGCATGGTGGCGGGCTCACGTTATCGGCTGTTTGGCAAACACGAAACCTGTCGGATGCCGACACTAGAGGAACGGACGCGTTTTTTACCCTGA
- a CDS encoding sulfatase family protein: protein MRLIPFLSVVAALLVLNFCGEAVFGQKPTEGKPNFIVFIADDMAWDDCGAYGHPKIQTPHLNQLAVDGMKFNHAYLTCSSCSPSRASIITGRYPHSTGAHQLHLPLPESQVTFVEQLKDAGYYTASAGKWHLGTPTKSKFDHVTTKLNEWVSTLKQRPKDKPFFMWFAFTDPHRPYQRNIIERPHTNEDVIVPPYLPDTPEVRDDLALYYDEITRLDGVVGRVREELKKQDVASNTVIVFLSDNGRPFPRCKTTVYDSGVRTPWIVTWPAQVKGGTVSDSLISSVDLAPTILELAGLPIAETFQGKSFKPILQTPAATTRLHIFAEHNWHDFEDFGRAVRSSRFKYIRNFYPDLPGTPPADAVRSETYVKMRQLRDARKLNGDQQGCFLAPRPAEELYDLEADPHELHNLAGQKEFQKVQQELRVVLDQWQEETHDRLPRMRRPDEFDRETGQQLPAFRKK, encoded by the coding sequence ATGCGATTGATTCCGTTTTTATCCGTGGTTGCGGCACTATTGGTTTTGAATTTTTGCGGTGAAGCAGTATTTGGGCAAAAGCCGACTGAGGGGAAACCGAATTTTATCGTTTTCATCGCCGATGATATGGCGTGGGATGATTGTGGTGCTTATGGTCATCCTAAAATTCAGACTCCCCATCTGAATCAACTGGCAGTGGACGGCATGAAATTCAATCATGCGTATTTGACATGCAGTTCCTGCAGTCCGAGCCGTGCGAGTATCATCACCGGTCGCTACCCTCATAGTACTGGCGCTCATCAGCTGCATCTTCCATTGCCTGAGAGTCAGGTCACGTTTGTGGAACAGTTAAAGGACGCAGGGTACTACACTGCATCTGCTGGCAAGTGGCATCTGGGTACGCCGACGAAAAGCAAGTTTGATCACGTGACCACAAAACTCAATGAATGGGTCTCGACTCTCAAACAAAGACCGAAAGACAAACCTTTCTTCATGTGGTTTGCATTTACGGATCCGCATCGTCCGTATCAACGAAATATTATCGAACGTCCGCATACAAATGAAGATGTCATCGTGCCTCCGTATCTGCCGGATACTCCAGAGGTCAGAGATGATCTGGCGCTGTATTACGATGAAATTACCAGACTGGATGGCGTGGTCGGGCGCGTCCGTGAGGAGTTAAAAAAACAGGATGTCGCGTCGAACACCGTGATTGTGTTTTTAAGTGATAACGGGCGCCCTTTCCCCCGCTGTAAAACCACCGTGTATGACAGTGGCGTCAGAACCCCCTGGATTGTGACCTGGCCTGCGCAGGTAAAAGGGGGAACGGTTTCTGATTCTTTGATCAGTTCGGTTGATTTGGCACCAACGATCCTGGAGTTGGCGGGGCTGCCTATAGCCGAGACATTTCAGGGGAAGAGTTTTAAGCCGATCCTGCAAACTCCGGCTGCGACAACGCGACTTCATATATTCGCCGAACATAACTGGCATGATTTTGAAGATTTTGGACGTGCGGTTCGTTCGTCTCGATTCAAATACATTCGCAATTTTTATCCTGATCTTCCCGGCACACCACCGGCTGATGCGGTCCGCAGTGAAACGTATGTCAAAATGCGTCAGTTACGCGATGCCAGGAAACTCAATGGAGATCAGCAGGGTTGTTTCCTCGCGCCGCGGCCTGCAGAAGAACTGTATGATCTAGAGGCTGATCCACATGAGTTACATAATCTCGCAGGTCAGAAAGAGTTTCAAAAAGTGCAGCAGGAATTGCGGGTCGTCCTCGATCAGTGGCAAGAGGAGACGCATGATCGTCTGCCTCGCATGCGTCGGCCTGATGAATTTGATCGTGAAACGGGCCAGCAATTGCCAGCCTTTCGCAAAAAATGA
- a CDS encoding outer membrane protein assembly factor BamB family protein, translated as MNVSEPEHQELPELDGSVSPPVRKLRWKWGLGILLLGIAAIIYRWFQLAPDRTYQVFSVYSGTLYLLIGMLIWWMLISGVAWKMRFKGLLGTVLLFGLFFALFRVESFEGDMVPRFRFRFLPTSEQRAEQYFEQIENSAPAANVELTEQTLEVSPDDWPAFRGAERDGVVRDQTIRTDWKQNPPELLWKHPVGAGWGSFCVIGDRAFTQEQRGEQETVVCYDVLSGEQIWTHADPVRFSETLGGVGPRATPTFQDGLLFTMGGTGILNCLNAGTGERVWSHDLLKEGGLKNLEWGMAGSPLIWEDLVIVNQGIQKSESKAENQSLIAFDRLSGEKVWSGGTRKSSYSSPQFVVLNETSQVLVFHSKGLESFAPQDGTSLWFFPWTNQAGINAAQAIVVDDRSLFLGTGYGKGSTRLRINPSENSDAKVTQGWKSQSMKLKFNSAVQRDGFVFGLDEGVLTCLNLETGKRNWKRGRYGYGQILLVGSHLLILAEDGHIELVKADPEQYEQVAEFQAIEGQTWNHPALVRGKLFVRNSEEAACYELKPVSK; from the coding sequence ATGAATGTCAGCGAACCGGAGCACCAGGAACTTCCCGAGCTTGATGGCTCCGTATCTCCCCCAGTGCGGAAGCTGAGGTGGAAGTGGGGGCTGGGGATTCTACTGTTGGGCATCGCTGCCATAATTTATCGGTGGTTTCAATTAGCCCCGGACCGAACGTATCAGGTGTTCTCAGTCTATTCTGGAACCCTTTATCTTCTCATTGGGATGTTGATCTGGTGGATGCTGATTTCCGGCGTCGCCTGGAAAATGCGGTTCAAAGGCTTGTTGGGAACGGTACTGCTTTTCGGGCTGTTCTTCGCATTGTTCCGTGTCGAAAGTTTTGAAGGCGATATGGTGCCCCGTTTTCGCTTTCGTTTTTTACCAACGTCTGAGCAGCGCGCCGAACAATATTTTGAACAGATCGAAAACAGCGCGCCCGCAGCGAACGTTGAGCTTACCGAACAGACTTTAGAAGTTTCTCCTGATGACTGGCCTGCTTTTCGAGGTGCAGAACGGGACGGCGTGGTTCGGGATCAAACGATTCGCACTGACTGGAAACAGAATCCACCTGAATTACTCTGGAAACATCCCGTTGGTGCTGGCTGGGGTTCTTTTTGCGTGATCGGCGACCGTGCGTTTACCCAGGAACAACGTGGCGAACAGGAGACTGTTGTTTGTTATGATGTGTTGTCCGGTGAGCAGATCTGGACTCATGCGGACCCGGTGCGTTTCTCGGAAACGCTGGGAGGTGTAGGACCACGGGCGACACCCACGTTCCAAGATGGTTTACTTTTTACGATGGGGGGGACCGGGATTCTCAACTGCCTGAATGCAGGAACGGGAGAACGGGTCTGGTCGCATGACTTGTTGAAGGAAGGGGGGCTAAAAAATCTCGAATGGGGGATGGCGGGGTCGCCGCTGATCTGGGAGGATCTGGTAATTGTCAATCAGGGAATTCAGAAAAGTGAATCCAAGGCGGAGAATCAATCACTGATTGCGTTTGACCGATTGTCTGGTGAGAAGGTCTGGTCAGGAGGGACCAGGAAGTCAAGTTACAGTTCACCTCAGTTCGTTGTGTTAAATGAAACGTCGCAGGTGCTGGTTTTTCATTCCAAGGGACTGGAAAGTTTCGCTCCCCAGGACGGAACCTCGCTCTGGTTTTTCCCTTGGACAAATCAAGCAGGCATCAATGCGGCGCAAGCAATTGTGGTCGATGATCGCAGTCTCTTTCTGGGAACCGGATATGGAAAAGGTTCCACCCGGCTCAGGATCAATCCTTCTGAAAATTCAGACGCAAAAGTGACGCAGGGCTGGAAGAGCCAAAGCATGAAGCTCAAATTTAACTCTGCCGTGCAGCGGGATGGATTTGTGTTTGGTCTGGATGAAGGTGTGCTGACCTGCCTGAATCTGGAAACTGGAAAGCGGAACTGGAAACGGGGCCGTTATGGATATGGTCAAATTCTATTGGTCGGTTCTCATCTGCTGATTCTGGCAGAAGATGGGCATATCGAACTGGTGAAAGCTGATCCTGAACAATATGAGCAGGTTGCTGAATTCCAGGCGATTGAGGGGCAAACCTGGAATCATCCGGCGTTGGTGCGTGGGAAATTATTCGTTCGAAATAGTGAAGAGGCCGCCTGTTACGAGCTTAAGCCTGTCTCAAAGTAA
- a CDS encoding DUF1549 domain-containing protein has translation MFWTNMRVYVLLLVVFLSHALFAQSQPAVAATIPEPPLVAKKPVLPAAKPLHRIIDQQIQQGHKDYQKLSSVRCSDSEFLRRVTLDLTGRIPSIEQTRAFLTEKRPEKRTILVDQLLGSPEYARHISQQLDVTLMERLRKKYIDVGAWEEFLRQSVAENKPLDQMVREILSADGSKKEDLAAARFYLARDGDVNELTRDISRIFLGADLTCAQCHDHPDVNDWKQDHYYGISAFLVRSFVFKDKKKKQTVFAEKAEGEVKFESVFEVRDKTSKGPETTLPVVFNGSKVPEPAFKKGEEYKVKPAKDVRPVPKYSRREQLGAAITSPENRRFARTMSNRLWAMVMGRGIVHPLDADHSENPPSHPELLDTLTDQMMAHQFDLKWYLRELVLSETYQRSSANDLFNSKDAEELDDSKFTHAILKPLTPEQFAWAVLEATGQAAVYRNSLKKKLTEESLRKKLVGYERQFVSLFGGLPGKPVEGFEATADQILYLSNNQAIQGILSARAGNTAGRVLKVPVEQPEKAAEELYLSVLNRHPDQAETKEIVSLLAGKTGKERSDLVSDLIWALVMSSEFRFNH, from the coding sequence ATGTTTTGGACAAACATGCGTGTTTACGTTTTGCTTCTGGTCGTTTTCCTGTCTCACGCTTTATTTGCGCAGTCTCAGCCTGCCGTAGCGGCCACAATCCCTGAACCCCCCCTGGTCGCGAAAAAGCCAGTGTTGCCTGCCGCGAAACCATTGCATCGGATCATTGATCAGCAGATTCAGCAGGGACACAAAGACTACCAAAAGCTGTCGTCTGTTCGTTGCAGTGACAGTGAATTTTTGCGGCGAGTTACCCTTGATCTGACAGGCCGGATTCCATCCATTGAACAGACGCGTGCTTTCTTAACAGAGAAACGTCCTGAGAAGCGAACAATCCTGGTGGACCAGTTGTTGGGATCGCCGGAATATGCCCGGCATATTTCGCAGCAGTTGGATGTGACATTGATGGAGCGTCTGAGAAAGAAGTACATCGATGTCGGCGCATGGGAAGAGTTTTTGCGTCAGTCTGTGGCTGAAAATAAGCCATTGGATCAGATGGTGCGAGAGATTCTTTCCGCCGATGGTTCGAAAAAAGAGGATCTGGCAGCCGCCCGTTTTTACCTGGCACGTGATGGTGATGTGAATGAGTTAACGCGTGACATCAGTCGGATCTTTCTGGGAGCCGACTTAACGTGTGCTCAATGTCATGATCATCCCGATGTGAACGACTGGAAGCAGGATCATTACTACGGCATTTCTGCATTTCTGGTACGGAGCTTTGTATTTAAGGACAAAAAGAAAAAGCAGACGGTTTTTGCCGAGAAGGCGGAAGGCGAAGTCAAGTTTGAGTCGGTGTTTGAAGTGCGTGACAAAACTTCAAAAGGTCCCGAGACAACCTTGCCGGTGGTGTTTAATGGAAGTAAAGTTCCGGAGCCCGCCTTCAAGAAGGGGGAAGAATACAAAGTCAAGCCGGCGAAAGATGTCAGACCAGTTCCGAAATACAGTCGGCGGGAACAATTGGGAGCCGCGATTACTTCGCCTGAGAATCGCCGATTTGCCCGCACGATGTCGAATCGTCTCTGGGCGATGGTGATGGGGCGGGGCATCGTGCATCCGCTTGACGCCGATCACTCTGAGAATCCCCCTTCGCATCCGGAACTGCTGGACACTTTGACGGATCAGATGATGGCTCATCAATTTGATCTGAAATGGTACCTGCGGGAACTCGTTTTGAGTGAGACATACCAGCGTTCCAGTGCTAACGACTTATTCAACAGCAAAGACGCCGAGGAACTGGATGATTCGAAGTTTACTCATGCGATTTTGAAGCCGCTCACCCCGGAGCAATTTGCCTGGGCGGTTCTAGAAGCCACGGGGCAGGCAGCCGTCTATCGTAATAGTTTAAAGAAAAAGTTGACCGAAGAGAGCTTACGGAAAAAACTTGTGGGCTATGAGCGTCAGTTTGTTTCTTTGTTCGGTGGTTTACCCGGCAAGCCTGTGGAAGGGTTTGAGGCTACCGCGGACCAGATTTTGTATCTCTCCAATAATCAAGCCATCCAGGGAATTCTTTCTGCGCGGGCCGGCAATACGGCTGGTCGGGTGTTGAAGGTTCCCGTTGAACAGCCAGAAAAAGCGGCGGAAGAATTATATCTGAGTGTTTTAAACCGGCATCCGGATCAGGCAGAGACGAAAGAAATCGTCAGCCTATTGGCTGGGAAAACCGGCAAAGAACGCTCTGATTTGGTGAGTGATTTGATCTGGGCGTTAGTGATGTCTTCGGAGTTTCGTTTTAATCACTAA